From one Marmota flaviventris isolate mMarFla1 chromosome 1, mMarFla1.hap1, whole genome shotgun sequence genomic stretch:
- the LOC114107828 gene encoding olfactory receptor 7D4-like codes for MYLVTVLGSLLIILAVSSDPTATPSCFTSTIIPQMLLNIHASSKEISYLECLAQVYFFMIFVGTDNMLLTVMAYDHFVAICHPLKYTVIIKFDGQLCVLLVLMSWTIMFWVSLVHILLLKQLTFSMGTEIPPFFCEVPQLFKVASSDTLMGIITMYVSTALLVVFPVAEILYSYFQIVSSLLRMSSFVSKSKAFSTCGSHLCVVSLFYGTGLVEYLNSAGAHSSQRTMIASVMYTVVTPMLNPFIYSLRNKDVKGHGETPQRAASCP; via the coding sequence atgtacctggtcacagtgcttgggagcctgctcatcatcctggctgtcAGCTCTGATCCCACTGCCACACCCTCATGTTTTACATCTACCATAATCCCACAGATGCTGTTGAACATTCATGCAAGCAGCAAAGAGATTTCCTACTTAGAATGTCTTGCTCAAgtatatttttttatgatttttgttgGAACGGATAATATGCTACTGACCGTTATGGCCTATGACCactttgtggccatctgccacccaCTGAAATACACAGTCATCATAAAATTTGATGGTCAGCTCTGTGTCCTCCTGGTTCTGATGTCTTGGACCATCATGTTCTGGGTCTCCCTGGTTCATATTCTACTGTTGAAGCAACTGACCTTCTCTATGGGCACTGAAATCCCtcctttcttctgtgaagtgcctcaGCTTTTCAAGGTGGCCAGCTCTGATACTCTCATGGGTATCATCACTATGTATGTTTCAACTGCCCTGCTGGTTGTATTTCCTGTTGCTGAGATCCTCTACTCCTACTTTCAGATTGTCTCCTCCTTATTGAGGATGTCCTCCTTTGTGAGCAAGTCTAAAGCATtttccacctgtgggtctcaTCTCTGTGTGGTCTCCTTGTTCTATGGAACAGGCCTTGTGGAATACCTCAATTCTGCTGGGGCCCATTCTTCCCAAAGAACCATGATCGCCTCAgtgatgtacactgtggtcacccccatgttgaaccccttcatctacagcctgaggaacaaggatgtGAAGGGGCACGGGGAGACTCCTCAGAGAGCAGCCTCTTGTCCTTGA